The proteins below are encoded in one region of Rana temporaria chromosome 2, aRanTem1.1, whole genome shotgun sequence:
- the ZIC2 gene encoding zinc finger protein ZIC 2 — protein MLLDAGPQFPALGVGTFARHHHHHHHHHAAVAAAAAAAAEMQERELSLAQNSFVEPGHMGAFKLNPAGGSGGGNGGGGGGGAGSGGVAGSSGPHDLSPPGQSSAFTSQAGYPTSALAPHAAYTGATFNSPRDFIFRGRGFAEGASAGGGQHGLFGPPAGSLHHHPHHHQLSHGEHPQSHLLFPGIHEQHAAASQNALGGQMRLGLPGEVFGRTDQYRQVSSPRGDPYSAAQLHNQYGPMNMGMNMAAHHHHHHHHPGAFFRYMRQQCIKQELICKWVEPEQLSNPKKGCNKTFSTMHELVTHVSVEHVGGPEQSNHICFWEECPREGKPFKAKYKLVNHIRVHTGEKPFPCPFPGCGKVFARSENLKIHKRTHTGEKPFQCEFEGCDRRFANSSDRKKHMHVHTSDKPYLCKMCDKSYTHPSSLRKHMKVHESSPQGSESSPAASSGYESSTPPGLVSPNTETHSTNLSPAGAAVSAVHSVASGAAGPLSSNFNEWYV, from the exons ATGTTGCTGGACGCCGGCCCTCAGTTCCCGGCCCTGGGTGTGGGCACCTTTGCCCgacatcaccaccatcatcaccaccatcacgCCGCGGTGGCGGCAGCGGCGGCAGCTGCCGCAGAGATGCAGGAGAGGGAGCTGAGCTTGGCGCAGAATAGCTTCGTGGAACCGGGGCACATGGGGGCTTTCAAGCTGAACCCTGCGGGGGGCTCGGGAGGGGGCAACGGTGGAGGCGGTGGAGGTGGAGCGGGCTCGGGTGGGGTGGCAGGGAGCAGTGGACCTCATGACTTGTCCCCGCCAGGGCAGAGCTCAGCCTTCACTTCCCAGGCGGGGTACCCAACGTCTGCCCTGGCTCCGCATGCCGCCTACACGGGCGCCACATTCAACAGCCCCCGAGACTTTATATTCCGCGGGCGAGGCTTTGCAGAAGGGGCTTCTGCAGGAGGGGGCCAGCATGGCTTATTTGGGCCCCCAGCAGGCAGCCTGCACCATCATCCCCACCATCACCAGCTATCACATGGGGAGCACCCACAGAGCCACCTGCTATTTCCTGGGATCCATGAGCAGCATGCTGCAGCTTCCCAGAACGCTCTCGGTGGACAAATGAGACTGGGTCTGCCCGGAGAGGTGTTCGGAAGGACTGACCAGTACCGCCAGGTGTCCAGCCCCAGAGGGGACCCCTACTCTGCTGCACAACTGCACAACCAATATGGCCCAATGAACATGGGCATGAACATGGCTGcacaccaccatcatcaccaccaccacccggGGGCTTTCTTCAGGTACATGAGACAGCAATGCATCAAGCAGGAGCTCATCTGCAAGTGGGTCGAACCCGAACAACTCAGCAACCCCAAGAAAGGCTGCAATAAGACTTTTAGCACCATGCATGAGCTGGTCACCCATGTGTCTGTGGAACATGTCGGGGGCCCCGAGCAGAGCAACCACATCTGCTTCTGGGAGGAATGTCCCAGGGAGGGAAAACCATTCAAAGCCAAATACAAACTGGTCAACCACATCagagttcacactggagagaagcctttCCCATGCCCATTCCCTGGATGTGGCAAGGTCTTTGCCCGATCAGAAAACCTTAAAATCCACAAAAGGACTCATACAG GGGAGAAGCCTTTCCAATGTGAATTTGAAGGTTGTGACAGGAGATTCGCTAACAGCAGTGACAGAAAGAAGCACATGCATGTTCACACTTCGGATAAACCCTACTTGTGCAAGATGTGCGACAAATCGTACACTCACCCCAGCTCTCTGCGGAAACACATGAAG GTGCATGAGTCGTCCCCTCAAGGTTCAGAGTCGTCTCCAGCTGCCAGCTCTGGCTATGAGTCTTCTACTCCCCCAGGGCTGGTGTCACCCAACACGGAGACACACAGTACCAACCTGTCCCCCGCGGGGGCCGCAGTGTCTGCAGTGCACAGTGTAGCCAGCGGCGCCGCAGGGCCCCTGTCGTCAAATTTCAATGAATGGTATGTGTAG